In Halopelagius longus, the following proteins share a genomic window:
- a CDS encoding proton-conducting transporter transmembrane domain-containing protein, which translates to MSGRTSKTTVGALPDTTVESPFVPVALTWLVWVLFAASSGVLAARVLFGGAWEIPGVVAVDGLTILMWEVVTFFSAIIHTYSRRYVAGSSYETGFFVAMFGFTVVVMGLVAADHIALFGLLWLTMGLSMAKLIGIVSGWEQAQAAATVARKYFLVSSALLGVALTTLWWATGATTVSGIAAAAETLGGPVWLLAAGALVLAAMIQSALVPFHNWLLSSMTAPTPASALMHAGFVNAGGILLTRFAPVVTVDATLMLAVVVAGAASALLGKLLKTVQPDVKSKLACSTVGQMGFMIMQAGLGFFGAAITHLVLHGFYKAYQFLSAGGEVERTSPKKAAGRETGVAGVAVTLLTGLAGGTLFALLTGEGTSLDSGLLLVFFVVLTTLHAARSTVRHASLPAAVRYGAVPLVFLPAIAVYALVYTAVSGLLAGLPVVTAPTELSVFHAVVAAVFLAVYVAMEAGVHERSRRLYVTLVNASQPSSSTVLTTREDYNEY; encoded by the coding sequence ATGTCAGGACGCACCTCAAAGACGACGGTCGGAGCGCTCCCGGACACGACGGTGGAGTCGCCGTTCGTTCCTGTCGCACTAACGTGGCTCGTGTGGGTACTATTCGCCGCGAGTAGCGGCGTACTCGCCGCCCGAGTCCTGTTCGGTGGCGCTTGGGAGATTCCCGGCGTGGTCGCCGTCGACGGACTAACTATCCTGATGTGGGAGGTCGTCACGTTCTTCAGTGCGATCATCCACACCTACTCGCGCCGCTACGTGGCGGGTAGCTCCTACGAAACGGGCTTCTTCGTCGCGATGTTCGGATTCACCGTGGTCGTGATGGGACTCGTCGCGGCCGACCACATCGCCCTGTTCGGACTCCTTTGGCTGACGATGGGCCTGTCGATGGCGAAGCTCATCGGTATCGTCAGCGGCTGGGAACAGGCACAGGCGGCCGCGACGGTCGCCCGCAAGTACTTCCTCGTCAGCAGTGCGCTCCTCGGAGTCGCGCTGACGACGCTGTGGTGGGCGACCGGGGCGACGACGGTCTCCGGCATCGCCGCGGCGGCCGAGACGCTCGGCGGGCCGGTGTGGCTCCTCGCCGCCGGAGCCCTCGTCCTCGCGGCGATGATCCAATCCGCGCTCGTCCCGTTTCACAACTGGCTCCTCTCCTCGATGACGGCACCGACGCCGGCGTCGGCGCTGATGCACGCCGGATTCGTCAACGCGGGCGGCATCCTACTGACCCGTTTCGCGCCGGTCGTCACGGTTGACGCGACGCTCATGCTCGCGGTCGTCGTCGCCGGTGCGGCCAGCGCGTTGCTCGGGAAACTCCTCAAAACCGTCCAACCGGACGTCAAGAGCAAGCTGGCCTGTTCGACCGTGGGACAGATGGGCTTCATGATCATGCAGGCTGGCCTCGGATTCTTCGGGGCCGCTATCACCCACCTCGTTCTGCACGGCTTCTACAAAGCCTACCAGTTCCTCAGCGCGGGCGGAGAGGTCGAACGGACCAGCCCGAAGAAGGCGGCTGGACGGGAGACCGGCGTCGCCGGCGTCGCCGTGACGCTCCTGACCGGACTGGCCGGAGGCACGCTGTTCGCACTGTTGACGGGAGAAGGAACGAGCCTCGACAGCGGCCTCCTGTTGGTCTTCTTCGTGGTGCTCACCACGCTCCACGCGGCCCGAAGTACGGTCCGGCACGCGTCGCTCCCGGCGGCGGTCCGCTACGGGGCGGTCCCGTTGGTCTTCCTCCCCGCCATCGCCGTCTACGCTCTCGTCTACACGGCCGTCTCGGGTCTGCTGGCCGGACTCCCGGTCGTCACGGCGCCGACCGAACTGAGCGTGTTCCACGCCGTCGTCGCCGCCGTCTTCCTCGCCGTCTACGTCGCGATGGAAGCCGGCGTCCACGAACGCAGCCGGCGCCTCTACGTGACGCTTGTGAACGCGAGCCAACCGTCGTCCAGCACGGTCCTGACCACCAGGGAGGATTACAATGAGTACTGA
- a CDS encoding Lrp/AsnC family transcriptional regulator: protein MAEDEIDDVDRAILYALQEDARNMSSGDIAERTDTSDSTVRKRIQRLESDGVIKGYSASVDYQKSGYPLRMLLYCTASIPERGELIPEILQIDGVVSVQELVTGEQNLLVTAIGESDSDITPVAQELLDMGLTVADEVLVRSHETTPFGKFDPENGR, encoded by the coding sequence ATGGCCGAGGACGAGATCGACGACGTGGACAGAGCGATTCTGTACGCGTTACAGGAAGACGCCCGAAACATGTCGTCCGGAGACATCGCAGAGCGAACTGATACCTCCGACAGTACCGTCCGCAAGCGCATCCAGCGTCTCGAATCCGACGGCGTGATCAAAGGATACAGCGCCAGCGTCGATTATCAGAAATCGGGCTATCCGCTCCGTATGTTGCTCTACTGCACCGCTTCGATACCCGAACGCGGTGAGCTCATCCCCGAAATTCTGCAGATCGACGGCGTCGTGTCGGTCCAGGAGTTGGTCACCGGCGAACAGAACCTCCTCGTCACCGCTATCGGCGAGTCGGACAGCGATATCACGCCCGTGGCACAGGAACTCCTCGACATGGGACTCACCGTCGCCGACGAAGTCCTCGTTCGGAGCCACGAGACGACGCCCTTCGGCAAGTTCGATCCCGAGAACGGACGCTGA